From Xiphophorus maculatus strain JP 163 A chromosome 12, X_maculatus-5.0-male, whole genome shotgun sequence, the proteins below share one genomic window:
- the adamts13 gene encoding A disintegrin and metalloproteinase with thrombospondin motifs 13 isoform X1, translated as MSRREHIYIYSLSVTAEQVDTQKKGGEKMFILTAVCLLLLLPGFSALMGSPQDEPQEKVSALDSSADTTVSDRLRRSTLIPDITHLELLVVVGPDVQQVHKQDTERYILTNLNIASELLRDMTLGANMRVHLVRMIILSEPEPEIQMSTNITSSLRSVCDWGRRINPSNDSDPLHADLLLYITRYDLELPNGNKQVRGVTQLGGVCSSNWSCVITEDTGFDLGITIAHEVGHSFGIDHDGSANGCSRSGFMMASDGGYNSVDLTWSPCSRHQLLTFFSEGRAECVKDFPALGGSLQDWKPGLYYGVDDQCRIAFGSTARACSFSNPDLPACRTLSCHVEPQDISSCKRLLVPLLDGTECAPNQWCLKGRCVSPDDFGVSVVVNGSWSSWSGFSSCSRTCGGGVMLRTRECNNPRPAFGGNDCDGPDIEAELCNQLPCEQTQLDFVAEQCSQTDPQPLYLLPNTASFYKWIPAIDFVKGDEQCRYMCQSDGERFIVSRGSYFADGTRCKSDISTPYGATAACLQGRCQVFGCDGVLHSGKAWDVCGVCGGDGSTCILTSDSYSGGGAKDYNTFLTLPVNATQVHIVNRAPVFTHLAMMVGDQYIVSGSGTMALNTTHPSPLDDDYVQYRLHLTPDLLPEMEEVVVPGPLKQEMTIQVYRKYGKEYGEKTNPNISFQFYVPRNKSLTDSSPRGKWAPLATPCSVTCGLGIQKNEHVCIDEDTNKLLKPHYCKAPPPPTALHTTCQLPSCPPRWDAGNFGVCSASCGGGFRVRHVRCVQKHESDVVKVPDSECSADTAPHPLEKCNLHHCPARWSVSEPGNCSAVCGPGEAERNVSCIRQEDGLDVEVDHSFCLNQIKPPYSVPCVVDVCPIGWDSKVEERPSLKSGLLPRSRQAPVYVWSPVVSQCSRSCGNGNLQVWFSCVDHQTRLGVPDFHCDSSSKPDPHTEMCGFSPCPPKWRSKQGVCSVTCGGGVAKRVLYCARETDGEEEEVLEDYNCRGFPKPTAVVSCNTHSCPARWKVFRTSPCSVSCDLGVAQRNVSCVQFVHGKESVVPEDGCRAAVKPATTVPCLVQVCTYKWEVKPWSQCSSSCGYGIQSRAVSCMGPPKPEPLSPLFCMHMPKPITIRGCDTGSCRDVALNKTTQTLKANSTEKALPSPPPVHKDASRRRMGSLPPRPTETMAIKETTTATPTPKPNACGLLLLEESGTVDLHNAPSRCTVSVGRPLDEVISITLISSSLDCRKREYVAFFDRLAIVRKCVQAAGSELTTRTNVLLVRQSLVTPGNGVVFTYRSKKNTKRSHHQDCDIQLFSPSGIFENPVTSNTSRTCRVLINAPPSVKIRVQALHIALPFNTTSAQSTYIMIRDMDVLKTNVFNGQQLFLWHSSGNMAEVEFHGDYLYSQGTFRAEYSFVRL; from the exons ATGAGCAGGAgggaacatatatatatatatagtcttAGCGTCACAGCAGAGCAGGTAGACACGCAGaaaaaaggaggggaaaaaatgtttattctgaCTGCGGTCTGTCTTCTGCTCCTACTGCCTGGCTTCAGCGCTCTAATGGGATCTCCTCAGGATGAG CCACAGGAAAAAGTCTCCGCTCTAGATTCCTCTGCAGACACTACAG TAAGCGACCGTTTGCGTCGCTCCACTCTGATTCCTGACATCACGCATCTGGAGCTGCTGGTGGTAGTGGGGCCAGACGTCCAGCAGGTCCACAAGCAGGACACGGAACGATACATCCTTACCAACCTCAATATT GCCTCTGAGCTGTTGAGAGACATGACCCTGGGTGCCAACATGAGGGTTCACCTGGTTCGCATGATCATCCTATCGGAGCCAGAG CCAGAGATCCAAATGTCCACCAACATCACCTCGTCTCTGAGAAGTGTGTGTGACTGGGGCAGAAGGATCAACCCCTCAAATGACTCAGACCCGCTACACGCTGACCTCCTGCTATATATAACGAG GTATGACTTGGAGCTGCCCAATGGGAACAAGCAGGTCAGGGGGGTGACACAGCTGGGAGGGGTCTGCTCCAGCAACTGGAGCTGTGTGATCACAGAGGACACGGGCTTCGACCTGGGCATCACCATCGCTCATGAAGTCGGCCACAG CTTCGGAATCGACCATGATGGATCGGCGAACGGCTGCAGTCGGAGCGGCTTCATGATGGCCTCGGATGGAGGCTACAACAGCGTGGATCTGACCTGGTCCCCCTGCAGTAGACATCAGCTTCTCACCTTCTTCAG TGAAGGCAGAGCTGAATGTGTGAAGGATTTCCCCGCACTGGGAGGCTCCCTGCAGGACTGGAAGCCCGGGCTGTATTACGGAGTTGACGACCAGTGTCGCATAGCCTTTGGCAGCACTGCCAGAGCCTGCTCTTTCTCCAATCCTGACCTG CCGGCTTGCCGTACTCTGTCTTGTCATGTTGAACCCCAAGACATCAGCTCCTGTAAACGCCTCCTGGTTCCACTGCTGGATGGAACAGAGTGCGCACCCAATCAG TGGTGTCTGAAGGGACGCTGTGTGTCCCCAGATGACTTCGGCGTCTCTGTCGTAGTCAACGGCTCCTGGTCCAGCTGGTCTGGGTTTTCCTCCTGCTCCAGGACGTGTGGCGGAGGGGTCATGCTACGTACGAGGGAATGCAACAACCCAAG ACCTGCTTTTGGAGGGAATGACTGTGACGGCCCAGATATTGAGGCTGAACTTTGTAACCAACTG CCTTGTGAGCAGACCCAGTTGGACTTCGTGGCAGAGCAGTGTTCCCAAACAGACCCCCAGCCCTTATACTTGCTTCCCAACACTGCCTCGTTCTACAAATGGATCCCCGCTATCGACTTTGTCAAAG GAGATGAGCAGTGCAGATACATGTGTCAGTCAGATGGAGAGCGCTTCATAGTGAGCCGTGGGTCTTATTTTGCGGATGGGACTCGCTGCAAGTCAGACATCTCAACTCCTTACGGCGCAACAGCTGCTTGTCTTCAAGGGAGATGCCAG GTATTCGGCTGCGATGGCGTGCTGCACTCTGGGAAGGCGTGGGATGTGTGCGGGGTGTGTGGTGGAGATGGATCCACCTGCATTTTGACATCCGACTCGTACAGTGGTGGTGGTGCCAAAG ACTACAACACTTTTCTCACTCTGCCGGTGAATGCCACTCAGGTCCATATTGTTAACAGGGCACCTGTCTTCACTCATTTAG CTATGATGGTTGGGGATCAGTACATTGTGTCCGGATCGGGTACCATGGCTCTGAATACCACCCATCCCTCACCGCTAGATGATGACTATGTACAGTACCGCCTTCACCTGACTCCTGACCTTTTACCTGAGATGGAAGAGGTGGTAGTACCTGGACCTCTGAAACAGGAGATGACCATACAG gtctATCGCAAATATGGAAAGGaatatggggaaaaaacaaatccaaacattaGCTTTCAGTTTTATGTGCCAAGAAACAAGTCTTTGACAGACAGCTCACCTAGAGGCAAATGGGCTCCGTTAGCAACACCCTGCTCTGTCACTTGTGGATTGG GTATACAGAAGAATGAGCATGTCTGCATAGATGAAGACACCAACAAGCTTTTGAAGCCACACTACTGTAAAGCCCCTCCTCCACCCACAGCACTACACACAACCTGTCAGCTTCCATCCTGTCCCCCCAG GTGGGATGCAGGAAATTTTGGGGTCTGCAGTGCCTCCTGTGGCGGCGGATTTCGGGTGCGTCACGTGCGATGTGTTCAAAAGCATGAATCCGACGTGGTAAAGGTTCCCGATTCAGAGTGCTCCGCAGATACCGCTCCCCACcctttggaaaaatgtaacCTGCACCACTGCCCTGCCAG ATGGTCTGTCTCAGAGCCGGGGAACTGCTCTGCTGTGTGTGGACCGGGGGAAGCAGAACGCAACGTGTCTTGCATCCGGCAAGAAGATGGCTTAGATGTCGAGGTGGACCATAGCTTTTGTTTAAATCAGATCAAACCTCCATATTCGGTGCCATGTGTGGTGGATGTCTGCCCTATCGGGTGGGACTCTAAGGTGGAG GAGCGGCCCAGTTTAAAGTCTGGCTTGCTTCCACGCTCCAGACAGGCTCCTGTGTATGTCTGGAGCCCCGTAGTCAGCCAGTGTTCTAGGAGCTGTGGGAATG GAAACCTACAGGTTTGGTTTTCTTGTGTGGATCACCAGACCAGACTGGGGGTCCCTGACTTCCACTGTGACTCCTCCAGCAAACCAGATCCGCACACTGAGATGTGTGGTTTTTCTCCCTGCCCTCCAAA GTGGCGCTCTAAGCAAGGAGTCTGCAGCGTAACGTGTGGAGGAGGGGTAGCCAAGAGAGTGCTGTACTGTGCTAGAGAGAcagatggagaggaggaggaggtgttGGAGGATTACAACTGCAGAGGCTTTCCCAAACCAACAGCAGTGGTTTCATGTAATACTCACAGCTGCCCTGCAAG GTGGAAGGTATTTAGGACATCGCCCTGCTCTGTGTCCTGCGACCTGGGTGTAGCTCAGAGGAATGTGTCCTGTGTCCAGTTTGTTCACGGGAAGGAGAGCGTGGTGCCAGAGGACGGCTGCCGTGCAGCTGTCAAACCTGCCACCACTGTGCCTTGCCTGGTGCAAGTGTGCACCTACAAGTGGGAGGTGAAACCATGGAGCCAG TGTTCATCATCCTGTGGATACGGTATCCAGTCCCGAGCTGTGTCCTGTATGGGCCCCCCTAAGCCTGAGCCCCTCAGCCCTCTGTTTTGCATGCACATGCCCAAACCGATCACAATCAGAGGCTGCGACACGGGCAGCTGCAGAGACGTGGCCTTGAACAAGACCACTCAAACCCTGAAAGCAAACTCCACAGAAAAGGCTCTTCCATCTCCTCCTCCGGTTCATAAAGATGCGTCACGGCGCCGCATGGGCAGCCTTCCTCCGAGGCCAACAGAGACCATGGCCATCAAAGAGACCACCACAGCCACTCCAACGCCTAAGCCTA ATGCATGTGGACTTCTACTGCTGGAGGAATCAGGCACCGTGGATTTACACAATGCGCCGAGCAGGTGCACAGTGTCAGTAGGTCGACCCCTCGACGAGGTCATCAGCATCACACTCATATCCAGCTCTTTGGATTGCAGAAAAA GGGAATACGTGGCGTTTTTCGATCGTCTGGCTATCGTGAGGAAGTGTGTACAGGCAGCAGGCAGTGAACTGACCACCAGAACCAATGTCCTGCTTGTCCGGCAAAGTCTGGTCACTCCTGGAAATGGGGTTGTGTTTACCTACAGATCGAAGAAGAACACGAAAAGGAGTCACCATCAGG ATTGCGACATTCAGCTCTTTTCCCCCAGCGGCATTTTTGAGAATCCAGTTACGTCCAACACCAGCCGCACCTGCCGAGTGCTCATCAACGCCCCTCCCTCGGTGAAGATCAGGGTCCAGGCGCTCCACATAGCATTACCATTCAACACCACCAGTGCCCAGTCCACATATATCATG ATCCGAGACATGGATGTCTTAAAGACCAACGTGTTTAACGGCCAGCAGCTGTTCCTGTGGCACTCCTCTGGAAATATGGCTGAGGTTGAATTTCATGGCGACTACCTGTATTCCCAAGGAACCTTCAGAGCTGAATACTCCTTTGTGCGACTTTGA
- the adamts13 gene encoding A disintegrin and metalloproteinase with thrombospondin motifs 13 isoform X2, whose product MSRREHIYIYSLSVTAEQVDTQKKGGEKMFILTAVCLLLLLPGFSALMGSPQDEPQEKVSALDSSADTTVSDRLRRSTLIPDITHLELLVVVGPDVQQVHKQDTERYILTNLNIASELLRDMTLGANMRVHLVRMIILSEPEPEIQMSTNITSSLRSVCDWGRRINPSNDSDPLHADLLLYITRYDLELPNGNKQVRGVTQLGGVCSSNWSCVITEDTGFDLGITIAHEVGHSFGIDHDGSANGCSRSGFMMASDGGYNSVDLTWSPCSRHQLLTFFSEGRAECVKDFPALGGSLQDWKPGLYYGVDDQCRIAFGSTARACSFSNPDLPACRTLSCHVEPQDISSCKRLLVPLLDGTECAPNQWCLKGRCVSPDDFGVSVVVNGSWSSWSGFSSCSRTCGGGVMLRTRECNNPRPAFGGNDCDGPDIEAELCNQLPCEQTQLDFVAEQCSQTDPQPLYLLPNTASFYKWIPAIDFVKGDEQCRYMCQSDGERFIVSRGSYFADGTRCKSDISTPYGATAACLQGRCQVFGCDGVLHSGKAWDVCGVCGGDGSTCILTSDSYSGGGAKDYNTFLTLPVNATQVHIVNRAPVFTHLAMMVGDQYIVSGSGTMALNTTHPSPLDDDYVQYRLHLTPDLLPEMEEVVVPGPLKQEMTIQVYRKYGKEYGEKTNPNISFQFYVPRNKSLTDSSPRGKWAPLATPCSVTCGLGIQKNEHVCIDEDTNKLLKPHYCKAPPPPTALHTTCQLPSCPPRWDAGNFGVCSASCGGGFRVRHVRCVQKHESDVVKVPDSECSADTAPHPLEKCNLHHCPARWSVSEPGNCSAVCGPGEAERNVSCIRQEDGLDVEVDHSFCLNQIKPPYSVPCVVDVCPIGWDSKERPSLKSGLLPRSRQAPVYVWSPVVSQCSRSCGNGNLQVWFSCVDHQTRLGVPDFHCDSSSKPDPHTEMCGFSPCPPKWRSKQGVCSVTCGGGVAKRVLYCARETDGEEEEVLEDYNCRGFPKPTAVVSCNTHSCPARWKVFRTSPCSVSCDLGVAQRNVSCVQFVHGKESVVPEDGCRAAVKPATTVPCLVQVCTYKWEVKPWSQCSSSCGYGIQSRAVSCMGPPKPEPLSPLFCMHMPKPITIRGCDTGSCRDVALNKTTQTLKANSTEKALPSPPPVHKDASRRRMGSLPPRPTETMAIKETTTATPTPKPNACGLLLLEESGTVDLHNAPSRCTVSVGRPLDEVISITLISSSLDCRKREYVAFFDRLAIVRKCVQAAGSELTTRTNVLLVRQSLVTPGNGVVFTYRSKKNTKRSHHQDCDIQLFSPSGIFENPVTSNTSRTCRVLINAPPSVKIRVQALHIALPFNTTSAQSTYIMIRDMDVLKTNVFNGQQLFLWHSSGNMAEVEFHGDYLYSQGTFRAEYSFVRL is encoded by the exons ATGAGCAGGAgggaacatatatatatatatagtcttAGCGTCACAGCAGAGCAGGTAGACACGCAGaaaaaaggaggggaaaaaatgtttattctgaCTGCGGTCTGTCTTCTGCTCCTACTGCCTGGCTTCAGCGCTCTAATGGGATCTCCTCAGGATGAG CCACAGGAAAAAGTCTCCGCTCTAGATTCCTCTGCAGACACTACAG TAAGCGACCGTTTGCGTCGCTCCACTCTGATTCCTGACATCACGCATCTGGAGCTGCTGGTGGTAGTGGGGCCAGACGTCCAGCAGGTCCACAAGCAGGACACGGAACGATACATCCTTACCAACCTCAATATT GCCTCTGAGCTGTTGAGAGACATGACCCTGGGTGCCAACATGAGGGTTCACCTGGTTCGCATGATCATCCTATCGGAGCCAGAG CCAGAGATCCAAATGTCCACCAACATCACCTCGTCTCTGAGAAGTGTGTGTGACTGGGGCAGAAGGATCAACCCCTCAAATGACTCAGACCCGCTACACGCTGACCTCCTGCTATATATAACGAG GTATGACTTGGAGCTGCCCAATGGGAACAAGCAGGTCAGGGGGGTGACACAGCTGGGAGGGGTCTGCTCCAGCAACTGGAGCTGTGTGATCACAGAGGACACGGGCTTCGACCTGGGCATCACCATCGCTCATGAAGTCGGCCACAG CTTCGGAATCGACCATGATGGATCGGCGAACGGCTGCAGTCGGAGCGGCTTCATGATGGCCTCGGATGGAGGCTACAACAGCGTGGATCTGACCTGGTCCCCCTGCAGTAGACATCAGCTTCTCACCTTCTTCAG TGAAGGCAGAGCTGAATGTGTGAAGGATTTCCCCGCACTGGGAGGCTCCCTGCAGGACTGGAAGCCCGGGCTGTATTACGGAGTTGACGACCAGTGTCGCATAGCCTTTGGCAGCACTGCCAGAGCCTGCTCTTTCTCCAATCCTGACCTG CCGGCTTGCCGTACTCTGTCTTGTCATGTTGAACCCCAAGACATCAGCTCCTGTAAACGCCTCCTGGTTCCACTGCTGGATGGAACAGAGTGCGCACCCAATCAG TGGTGTCTGAAGGGACGCTGTGTGTCCCCAGATGACTTCGGCGTCTCTGTCGTAGTCAACGGCTCCTGGTCCAGCTGGTCTGGGTTTTCCTCCTGCTCCAGGACGTGTGGCGGAGGGGTCATGCTACGTACGAGGGAATGCAACAACCCAAG ACCTGCTTTTGGAGGGAATGACTGTGACGGCCCAGATATTGAGGCTGAACTTTGTAACCAACTG CCTTGTGAGCAGACCCAGTTGGACTTCGTGGCAGAGCAGTGTTCCCAAACAGACCCCCAGCCCTTATACTTGCTTCCCAACACTGCCTCGTTCTACAAATGGATCCCCGCTATCGACTTTGTCAAAG GAGATGAGCAGTGCAGATACATGTGTCAGTCAGATGGAGAGCGCTTCATAGTGAGCCGTGGGTCTTATTTTGCGGATGGGACTCGCTGCAAGTCAGACATCTCAACTCCTTACGGCGCAACAGCTGCTTGTCTTCAAGGGAGATGCCAG GTATTCGGCTGCGATGGCGTGCTGCACTCTGGGAAGGCGTGGGATGTGTGCGGGGTGTGTGGTGGAGATGGATCCACCTGCATTTTGACATCCGACTCGTACAGTGGTGGTGGTGCCAAAG ACTACAACACTTTTCTCACTCTGCCGGTGAATGCCACTCAGGTCCATATTGTTAACAGGGCACCTGTCTTCACTCATTTAG CTATGATGGTTGGGGATCAGTACATTGTGTCCGGATCGGGTACCATGGCTCTGAATACCACCCATCCCTCACCGCTAGATGATGACTATGTACAGTACCGCCTTCACCTGACTCCTGACCTTTTACCTGAGATGGAAGAGGTGGTAGTACCTGGACCTCTGAAACAGGAGATGACCATACAG gtctATCGCAAATATGGAAAGGaatatggggaaaaaacaaatccaaacattaGCTTTCAGTTTTATGTGCCAAGAAACAAGTCTTTGACAGACAGCTCACCTAGAGGCAAATGGGCTCCGTTAGCAACACCCTGCTCTGTCACTTGTGGATTGG GTATACAGAAGAATGAGCATGTCTGCATAGATGAAGACACCAACAAGCTTTTGAAGCCACACTACTGTAAAGCCCCTCCTCCACCCACAGCACTACACACAACCTGTCAGCTTCCATCCTGTCCCCCCAG GTGGGATGCAGGAAATTTTGGGGTCTGCAGTGCCTCCTGTGGCGGCGGATTTCGGGTGCGTCACGTGCGATGTGTTCAAAAGCATGAATCCGACGTGGTAAAGGTTCCCGATTCAGAGTGCTCCGCAGATACCGCTCCCCACcctttggaaaaatgtaacCTGCACCACTGCCCTGCCAG ATGGTCTGTCTCAGAGCCGGGGAACTGCTCTGCTGTGTGTGGACCGGGGGAAGCAGAACGCAACGTGTCTTGCATCCGGCAAGAAGATGGCTTAGATGTCGAGGTGGACCATAGCTTTTGTTTAAATCAGATCAAACCTCCATATTCGGTGCCATGTGTGGTGGATGTCTGCCCTATCGGGTGGGACTCTAAG GAGCGGCCCAGTTTAAAGTCTGGCTTGCTTCCACGCTCCAGACAGGCTCCTGTGTATGTCTGGAGCCCCGTAGTCAGCCAGTGTTCTAGGAGCTGTGGGAATG GAAACCTACAGGTTTGGTTTTCTTGTGTGGATCACCAGACCAGACTGGGGGTCCCTGACTTCCACTGTGACTCCTCCAGCAAACCAGATCCGCACACTGAGATGTGTGGTTTTTCTCCCTGCCCTCCAAA GTGGCGCTCTAAGCAAGGAGTCTGCAGCGTAACGTGTGGAGGAGGGGTAGCCAAGAGAGTGCTGTACTGTGCTAGAGAGAcagatggagaggaggaggaggtgttGGAGGATTACAACTGCAGAGGCTTTCCCAAACCAACAGCAGTGGTTTCATGTAATACTCACAGCTGCCCTGCAAG GTGGAAGGTATTTAGGACATCGCCCTGCTCTGTGTCCTGCGACCTGGGTGTAGCTCAGAGGAATGTGTCCTGTGTCCAGTTTGTTCACGGGAAGGAGAGCGTGGTGCCAGAGGACGGCTGCCGTGCAGCTGTCAAACCTGCCACCACTGTGCCTTGCCTGGTGCAAGTGTGCACCTACAAGTGGGAGGTGAAACCATGGAGCCAG TGTTCATCATCCTGTGGATACGGTATCCAGTCCCGAGCTGTGTCCTGTATGGGCCCCCCTAAGCCTGAGCCCCTCAGCCCTCTGTTTTGCATGCACATGCCCAAACCGATCACAATCAGAGGCTGCGACACGGGCAGCTGCAGAGACGTGGCCTTGAACAAGACCACTCAAACCCTGAAAGCAAACTCCACAGAAAAGGCTCTTCCATCTCCTCCTCCGGTTCATAAAGATGCGTCACGGCGCCGCATGGGCAGCCTTCCTCCGAGGCCAACAGAGACCATGGCCATCAAAGAGACCACCACAGCCACTCCAACGCCTAAGCCTA ATGCATGTGGACTTCTACTGCTGGAGGAATCAGGCACCGTGGATTTACACAATGCGCCGAGCAGGTGCACAGTGTCAGTAGGTCGACCCCTCGACGAGGTCATCAGCATCACACTCATATCCAGCTCTTTGGATTGCAGAAAAA GGGAATACGTGGCGTTTTTCGATCGTCTGGCTATCGTGAGGAAGTGTGTACAGGCAGCAGGCAGTGAACTGACCACCAGAACCAATGTCCTGCTTGTCCGGCAAAGTCTGGTCACTCCTGGAAATGGGGTTGTGTTTACCTACAGATCGAAGAAGAACACGAAAAGGAGTCACCATCAGG ATTGCGACATTCAGCTCTTTTCCCCCAGCGGCATTTTTGAGAATCCAGTTACGTCCAACACCAGCCGCACCTGCCGAGTGCTCATCAACGCCCCTCCCTCGGTGAAGATCAGGGTCCAGGCGCTCCACATAGCATTACCATTCAACACCACCAGTGCCCAGTCCACATATATCATG ATCCGAGACATGGATGTCTTAAAGACCAACGTGTTTAACGGCCAGCAGCTGTTCCTGTGGCACTCCTCTGGAAATATGGCTGAGGTTGAATTTCATGGCGACTACCTGTATTCCCAAGGAACCTTCAGAGCTGAATACTCCTTTGTGCGACTTTGA